Within the Persephonella sp. genome, the region CATTCACATCTTCTACACATTGCACATTCATTCCACTGCTGAGCTATCTCTTCTGTCAGAGGAAGAACCCCATCAACAACAGCTTCAGCAAGTGCTAATCTACCTCTTGGAGATGACCTTTCCTGTTTCACAACAGAATAGGTTGGACATACAGAGCGGCATGCAGAACATTTTACACACTGGTGCGCCAGATTTTCTGGCAGTGTTACATCTATAATATCACCCATTTTGTTCTCCTTTTACACCTAAGATTTTGTTATGACATTTATCTATCTCAATCAAACCATCTATATAAAGTTCATTTACTAATTTTTGAATACTATTTCTATCAATACCGGTTAGTTTTTCCAGTTCTCCTACCTTTAGAGGTTTGCCTGCTTCTTTGACAATTTGAAAAATCAGCTGTTTTTTGCTCAATTTCCCTGCCTCTTCTTCAGGTATAAACTGAATATAAAAACATTAATATTTAAACACCATAACCAAAATCATAAAAGTTAGTAAAGGTTAACCCAACAACCATTGACACAAAATCCTATTAATAGTATTCATTAATAATATAAGACGATAATTAATATAAAATTCAGGTTAGGAGGGAAATATGGGATTTATAAAGTTTAATGACTCTTCAGATAGTAATATCCCTGAAAAAAATGATACACCTGCCCCGCCTCAAACACAACAATCAAAAAATATTTTTCCAATGGGAGATAGCATGGACTTAAAACAGCTTGCCCAGAATTTATTAAGTAAAATTCAAGAGGGTATGGCTGCTATCGAAGAACTGAAAGGAACAATGGAACAGATTGCTGCTGCCGCTGAAGAAAGTGCAGGAGCAGCAGAAGAAAGTTTAAGTGCAGTTACAGAAATCAAACAGAATGCTGCTTTAATGCAAAAAGAAACAGAAAAAGCTCTAATTGTAATAGAAAATTTTGAAAATCTAATCAAAAATGCCACCGAAGATGTGAATGAAAGCGGAGCAGGAATGGCGAGAACTGCCGACAGTGCCCGTAAAATAGCCCAGAAAACAGAAGAGTTATTTAATGCAGGCAAAAATATAACCGATGCAGTAGACCTTATAACAAAACTTGCTAAAAAAACATCTTTACTCGCTTTAAATGCAGCTATAGAAGCTGCCAGAGCAAAAGAAAAAGGCAAAAGCTTCACAGTAATGGCCTCAGAAATTAGAACAATGGCATCAAAATCAAATACTTATGCCCAGAAAATAAAAGATATAGTTAAAGAAATTCAGGACAAAATAAAACTAACAAGAGATGAAATGGAAAAATTAGAAAAAGAGATGTTAAACGCCTCAGATGAAAGTAATATAGCTGTTCAAAAAATGGAAGAGTTATTAAAGGCCTTTGAGGATATAGTAAGAAAAACAGAAGAGATGCTTGACCAGGTTAACAGGGTTGTAAATGAGATAGATATTCTACATCAAGGCTCTGAGACAATAGCGGCAGCAGCAGAAGAAGCAGCAGGAGCAACCAGTGAGGTGAGTAATACAGTTGCTTCTGAAGTTGTTGCTTTTTCTCAGATTGAAGAGGCTGCCCGCTCAATACTGGAAATCTCCATAAAAATAGATACAAAAAATAGCCAGATTGTAGCCAATGAGATTGCAACTGCATCTGAAGAACTTTCTGCATCTATAGAAGAACTGGAAAAATCTATGGAACAGATAGTTGAAGCTCTCAACCAGATAGAAGAAGCAGCCAAAATATCCGAAGAAGATGCCACTAAAAACTCGAATGTTGCCCAGAACTGTGTAAGCTACATTGAGCAGGCAAATAACTCAATTCAGAATATAGTTAATACCCTCCAAAAACTGTTTGAAGACTATAATCAGATTTTTGAAACAGTAAAGAAAACCCGCCAGTTATCAAAACAAAATACAGAAAAATCAGAAGGGCTGAAACTTCATCTGAACCTGATTAAATCAAAGATAAACTCATTGAACAATACAATCCGTAAAATTGAGCTGGCACTGGTTCAGACCACAGCTTTATCAATTAACGGAGCAGTTGAGGCAATAAGAATAGGGGAATTAGGGGAAGGCTTTAGTGAGGTAAGCAGAGATATAAGGGAGCTTGCAACAACTTCAGAGGAAAATCTGGATAAGGTTATAGAAATCATAGACCATGTAAATGAGGAAAATGACATAATTCTGGTTGAGCTAAACAACATAGTTCTTACTCAGGATAGAGAAAATGAAAAACTTCAGAAATTAGAAGTAGATTTCGGAAAAAATTTAGACTCCTTCAAAGATCTTATGGAAACTATGGAAAAGCTAAAAAAATCTATAGAAGAAACAAAAGTAGCCCTTGAACAATCAAAAATAGCAGCAGACCAGATAAAAGAAGCTGCAGAACTTTCCCTCAAAAATGCCTCGGAATCTAAACAGGCAGCAGAGCTGATACTAAACACCGTTAGAGAAATGGACACAGCAGTTAATATACTCTCTGCTGTTGCAGAAAAACTGTCTAAAGGTGTGTCAGCATGAAAGTGAGTGTTCTGGAGTTTACCATTGGGAATAGTTTATTTGGAATTCAGGCAGATTATATAAAACTCATATTTGATGTAGAAGTTATAAAAGATGTAGATATGATGCCTGATTATGTAATTGGTATAACAAGATATGGGGAGAATGTTTATCCTCTTATATGCACAGCCAGAATTCTGGAAATGGAAGGGGATTTTTGCAGTCAGCCTATAGGTAAAACTGCCATTGTTGTAAAGACCAGAAAAGGTCTGTATGCACTTCTTATTGATGAAATAATAAAAATTCAGGAGATAGAAAAAACAGATGAAAACAGCATAATAAACTTTTATAAAGAGCAGGATACAGTTTTAGAAGAAATCACCCCAAAATTTATTGAACGAAGGGTAAATATTCCCAGCTTTTTTGAGAAAAAAGAAAAAGAATTTGCAAAAACATTATCACAGGAAGAAAGAGCCTTTGTTTTATCTGAAATAGAAGATAGGATTATTGGATTTGATATTGATTTAGTTAAAAAGGTTGAAGATATAGAAGAGTTAACCCCCTCAAAAATCCCAACAGAAAATTGGGTAAACAGGGTTTATTCCCTAAAAAATATAATTATTAAAACAGGCAATCTTAGAAAATTGCTTAATATCAATGAAAAAAAAGGAGAAAATCTCATACTATTAGGCAAAGGTAACAAAATCCTGGGAATTGAGGTGGATAGGATAAACGATTTTGCTGCAGTTCCAGAAAATGAAATAAGTATTTCAACAGAAGAGGAAATTTTTGACAGATATTTTATACATAATGGGAAAATTGTGTCTGTTATAGCAAACAAGCATATAAATAACTGGATAGACCAGTATGCCCTGAAATCTGAAGTTCACCACGAAGAAGAAACAAAAAGAAAAGATACAAAGGAAATCCTACTGATAAAAATAGGAAATAAAAGATTTGCCTTAAGAATGGACGAAATTGTGGAAGTCTTGAACTACGAAGATGTAAAAATCTCAACATATCCAACAAAAAATCCTTATATAAAAGGAATAATGGCCTTTAGAGAAAAAACATATTATTTAATTTCATTTGAGACAGCACTTAATCAGAAAATAGATATTGATGAAAATACTAAAATATTGATATTCCAGAAGGACGGTAAAGAGGGAGCTCTTATAATATCAGAAATAGAAGATATCTTATCTGTTCCAGAAGAGAAGATAATTCCTGTTTCATCAGAGGATTCATTTATAGATGGAGCCTTTATTTCAGATACAGGGGATATTATTAACTTCTTGAATCCAAACTGGATATATAATGCAGGAGGATTAAAAGGAGAGCTGGTGGAGCATGGGCAATAAGAAAATACTTGTTGTAGATGACTCTGCATTAGTTCGGAGAATTCTGTCTAAAATTATTCAGGAATTAGGATATGAGGTAGATACAGCAAAAGATGGAGAGGAAGCTCTCCAAAAAATTCAGCAGGAGAATTATGACCTGATTACTCTGGATATTGAAATGCCTGGTAAAAATGGCATAGAAGTCCTGAGAGAAATTATGGAAAAAAAGCCTACACGGGTGATGATAATCAGCTCCTACGCAACTGATAATGCAGATGTCACACTGGAAGCACTGGATTTAGGGGCTCTTACCTATATAACAAAACCAGGTAAACTGGGAGTAGACCTTAAGAAAATAGAAGAGGAAATAAAAGTAAAAATAGAAGAATCCCTAAAAGTCCCCAAATACAAAATAATAGCCAATAGAAGAAACAAAACCCCAAAAATAATCCACAAAGAGATATCTACAACAGATTTTGTTCCCAAAAAAGACCATAAATATGTTCTGATAGGAGCCTCCACAGGAGGACCCAGACTTATTGAAGAAATAGCAAGAACACTTCCAGAGAATTACCCTTATCCAATATGTGTGGTTCAACATATGCCTGTGAATTTCACAAAAAAGTTTGCCGACAGGTTAAACAGTATCAGTAAGCTTACCGTTGTTGAAGCTTCCAACGGAGAAGAAGTTGTTCCCGGGAAGATGATAATAGCAAAAGGCGGATATCATCTGCATTTTAGAAGAAGACAGGATGATGTTATTGTGTGCAAACTGGTATCAAACGCCAGAGGTAGAATTTTCGTTCCATCTGTAGATGAGATGTTTTTCTCAGCTTTAGAAGTTATGAACCCAAAAGATATAATTGCAATTCTTCTTACAGGAATAGGGGATGATGGCGCAGATGGTATGGTGGCTCTCAGAAAAGCAGGAGCTTACACCATAGCAGAAAGCGAAGAAACGGCAACAGTTTACGGAATGCCTAAGGAAGCTTATGTCCGAGGTGGAGCTTCGAAGGTTCTACCATTTCCAGAAATATTAGAAGAACTAATAAAATTAGGAATGGAGACAGATGTTCAAAAAGCATGACCAGACTTATCATATACAGAGGTTTAAAGAGTTTGACGAAGCAAGGGTGTTTATAGAAGATATGAGCAAAGATGAGGAAAGCACCCTTGCAGCTATTGATTATATGATTACCCATAAGGAGTATTACTTTTTACTGAAAAATCTACTTAAAAACATAAAAAACAACAGACTAAACAGAAAAATGTATGAGTATGCTCTGTTATCCCTTGATAAATGCCCTAAAAGAGAAGAAGAAAAAGAAATCTACAGACAGATTTTAAGAACAGAGAGAACTGCTTTTGTGGAACCTTTAATAGACTTTCTCAAAAGTTGCAGCTGTGAGTTAAAAGATTTTCTGTTTTCACTTATGGATGAAAACAGTCCGGAGCTACGTAGAATAGCAGTAAAGGCATTGCAACACTGTCCTGATAAAACAGCGGATAATCGTATTCTTCAGCTTGCAGTAAAAGAAAGAAACCAAAAGGTTTTAAGGGAAATAGCAAAATATATTCAGCTATTTATAACAGATAAACAGAAGCTGGAGGAGGTGATACAAAAAAACTCAGAATTAAAAACGATAATAAGGAATTATACACAGGAAGGTTAATTGTATGGATGTATCAACGCAACAGTTAAAAAAGCTTAGAGATTTTATCCAAACACATATAGGAGTTTTTATAGATGATGAGAAGTTAGATAATATATACAAAAGAAAAATAAAAGAACTTCTCGTCAAAAATAATTACAGGGATTTTGATTCTTTTTACAGGGATGTATTAAGAAATCAATCCCTCAGGCAGGAGCTATACAACGCAGTTACCGTAAATGAAACATATTTTTTTAGGGAAGAATACCAGTTTAAAACCCTTGTTAAGTATATAATTCCTGAGCTGGATAAAATTCGTCCTCCAACTGAGCCTATAAATATTCTCAGTGCTCCCTGTTCAACAGGGGAAGAGGTCTATAGTATCGCCATTTATATAATGGAAGAAGGTCATTACATCAAAAAAAGGGATTTTATGCTTCTTGGAATAGATATAGATAGTGATGCCATAAAAAAAGCCAAACAAGGAATATATTCAGAAAGGAGTATAAGTAAATTACCACAGCATATAAAAGAAAAATACTTCAAGAAAATAGGAAATCAGTATCAGGTCATTGACCAGCTGAGGAAAGCTGTTTCATTCAAAGTGGTAAATGTGATGGATAAGCACACAATGAAACGACTTGGGAAATTTGATGTGATTTTTTCAAGAAATATGCTGATTTACTTTAACGAGATACACCGTAGAGAGATACTATCCACTTTTTACAATATGCTAAAACCAAACGGTTATCTTTTTCTGGGACATGCAGAGCGTATTCCTCCAAATTTGAAGCTGTTTAAACAAATCAAATTGGGGGAAAGCTTTGTATACAAAAAGGAGTAAGTATGGCTTAGAAGAAGGGAAAATTTATATGATAGAAACAGATAAAGATTTAAATATCTTAGAGGTGCCCCAGAAGAATTTCTTAGGTTATAAAAATATAAAAGGGGAGAATTTTGTCAATTTTATACAGAAAAAACAGGTTGCCGAATTCAAATCAAAAATAAAACAACTAGGAATAGGAAATAAATTTATCTTTTTCCCAAAACTTCGTCTTGTAACTGCTGATAAAAAAATTGAATATTTTGATGCTGTAATAATTAATCATGAAGAAATAATATGTATTTATCTTATAAATGTAACAGACAGTTATGAAAAGGAAAAAGTGTTTAGAAAAATCCTTGAAGTTGCTCCTATAGGAATATTTTTACATATCAGACTAAAACCTATTTTTGCGAACTCAAAAGTTGCAGAGATTCTGGAAATTCCACAGGAAGAACTGGAAAACTTTAATGTTGAGAAACTTAAAGCTATTATTTATCCAAAAGATTGGCCAGTAATAGAAAATTATCTGGAAAAAAGGTTAAAGGGTGTAAAAGAAACAGCTGATTATATAGTGAGGATAAAAACTCCCAAAGGAAAAATCAAATGGGTGCATGTTGTTTCAGACACTATCTTTGTAAAAGGTATGCCTGCAGCTCTCGGTGCAGTTGAAGATGTAACGAAAAACATTTCTCTGGAAAATGCATACAGACTTTTATCTTCCATAAACAGAGCGATTATTAACACCTCCTCTGTTCATACGTTATTCAGACACCTTGTTGAGATTTTTGTTGATATAGGTAAGTTCAAACTTGCTGTTATTGAAAAAATTTCTCCTATCAGAGAAAGCATTCCAAT harbors:
- the cheB gene encoding chemotaxis-specific protein-glutamate methyltransferase CheB, encoding MGNKKILVVDDSALVRRILSKIIQELGYEVDTAKDGEEALQKIQQENYDLITLDIEMPGKNGIEVLREIMEKKPTRVMIISSYATDNADVTLEALDLGALTYITKPGKLGVDLKKIEEEIKVKIEESLKVPKYKIIANRRNKTPKIIHKEISTTDFVPKKDHKYVLIGASTGGPRLIEEIARTLPENYPYPICVVQHMPVNFTKKFADRLNSISKLTVVEASNGEEVVPGKMIIAKGGYHLHFRRRQDDVIVCKLVSNARGRIFVPSVDEMFFSALEVMNPKDIIAILLTGIGDDGADGMVALRKAGAYTIAESEETATVYGMPKEAYVRGGASKVLPFPEILEELIKLGMETDVQKA
- a CDS encoding chemotaxis protein CheW, with amino-acid sequence MKVSVLEFTIGNSLFGIQADYIKLIFDVEVIKDVDMMPDYVIGITRYGENVYPLICTARILEMEGDFCSQPIGKTAIVVKTRKGLYALLIDEIIKIQEIEKTDENSIINFYKEQDTVLEEITPKFIERRVNIPSFFEKKEKEFAKTLSQEERAFVLSEIEDRIIGFDIDLVKKVEDIEELTPSKIPTENWVNRVYSLKNIIIKTGNLRKLLNINEKKGENLILLGKGNKILGIEVDRINDFAAVPENEISISTEEEIFDRYFIHNGKIVSVIANKHINNWIDQYALKSEVHHEEETKRKDTKEILLIKIGNKRFALRMDEIVEVLNYEDVKISTYPTKNPYIKGIMAFREKTYYLISFETALNQKIDIDENTKILIFQKDGKEGALIISEIEDILSVPEEKIIPVSSEDSFIDGAFISDTGDIINFLNPNWIYNAGGLKGELVEHGQ
- a CDS encoding methyl-accepting chemotaxis protein translates to MGFIKFNDSSDSNIPEKNDTPAPPQTQQSKNIFPMGDSMDLKQLAQNLLSKIQEGMAAIEELKGTMEQIAAAAEESAGAAEESLSAVTEIKQNAALMQKETEKALIVIENFENLIKNATEDVNESGAGMARTADSARKIAQKTEELFNAGKNITDAVDLITKLAKKTSLLALNAAIEAARAKEKGKSFTVMASEIRTMASKSNTYAQKIKDIVKEIQDKIKLTRDEMEKLEKEMLNASDESNIAVQKMEELLKAFEDIVRKTEEMLDQVNRVVNEIDILHQGSETIAAAAEEAAGATSEVSNTVASEVVAFSQIEEAARSILEISIKIDTKNSQIVANEIATASEELSASIEELEKSMEQIVEALNQIEEAAKISEEDATKNSNVAQNCVSYIEQANNSIQNIVNTLQKLFEDYNQIFETVKKTRQLSKQNTEKSEGLKLHLNLIKSKINSLNNTIRKIELALVQTTALSINGAVEAIRIGELGEGFSEVSRDIRELATTSEENLDKVIEIIDHVNEENDIILVELNNIVLTQDRENEKLQKLEVDFGKNLDSFKDLMETMEKLKKSIEETKVALEQSKIAADQIKEAAELSLKNASESKQAAELILNTVREMDTAVNILSAVAEKLSKGVSA
- a CDS encoding protein-glutamate O-methyltransferase CheR is translated as MDVSTQQLKKLRDFIQTHIGVFIDDEKLDNIYKRKIKELLVKNNYRDFDSFYRDVLRNQSLRQELYNAVTVNETYFFREEYQFKTLVKYIIPELDKIRPPTEPINILSAPCSTGEEVYSIAIYIMEEGHYIKKRDFMLLGIDIDSDAIKKAKQGIYSERSISKLPQHIKEKYFKKIGNQYQVIDQLRKAVSFKVVNVMDKHTMKRLGKFDVIFSRNMLIYFNEIHRREILSTFYNMLKPNGYLFLGHAERIPPNLKLFKQIKLGESFVYKKE
- a CDS encoding helix-turn-helix domain-containing protein, which produces MSKKQLIFQIVKEAGKPLKVGELEKLTGIDRNSIQKLVNELYIDGLIEIDKCHNKILGVKGEQNG